A portion of the Bosea sp. NBC_00550 genome contains these proteins:
- a CDS encoding glucarate dehydratase family protein, translated as MRIIDVRVTPIAFRDPPLLNVSGVHEPWALRSIIEVEAADGHVGLGESYGDLETLANLGKVTPGLIGLDPFDLNGLTRVVYAAVGGDPDPGQSFAPAGDKARASALAAFEVPLLDLQGQLTGRPLYEILGGKLRDRVPYSAYLFYKFAGHKDDPGYPADDWGEALNHEQMVEQARRMVTEFGFGSIKLKGGVFEPDFEIETLRHLRKAFPDHPLRIDPNGGWSVETTRRVMPQLEGLLEYLEDPARTLAEMGQIATFAPMPLATNMVTIAFGHIPETVRLNAVQVVLSDHHYWGGLRATQHLAHLARVFGFGISMHSNSHMGISLAAMTHVGATIPNLAYACDTHYPWQVEEVIEGGKLRIESGSVAPPDGPGLGVRLDRAALRRLNQQYLACGIRVRDDTKEMRKYQPDFNSARPRF; from the coding sequence ATGCGCATCATCGATGTCCGGGTCACCCCGATCGCCTTCCGCGATCCGCCGCTTCTGAATGTTTCCGGCGTGCACGAGCCCTGGGCCCTGCGCAGCATCATCGAAGTGGAAGCCGCCGATGGCCATGTCGGGCTCGGCGAAAGCTATGGCGATCTCGAAACCCTGGCCAATCTCGGCAAGGTGACGCCTGGCTTGATCGGGCTCGATCCATTCGACCTGAACGGGCTGACGCGGGTCGTCTATGCGGCGGTCGGCGGCGATCCCGATCCCGGCCAGAGCTTCGCGCCTGCCGGCGACAAAGCCCGTGCCTCGGCGCTCGCGGCCTTCGAAGTCCCCTTACTCGATCTACAGGGCCAGCTGACAGGTCGCCCGCTCTACGAAATCCTGGGCGGCAAGCTGCGTGACCGGGTGCCCTACAGCGCCTACCTCTTCTATAAGTTCGCTGGGCATAAGGATGATCCCGGCTATCCGGCAGATGATTGGGGCGAGGCGCTCAACCACGAGCAGATGGTCGAGCAAGCGCGCCGGATGGTGACGGAGTTCGGCTTCGGTTCGATCAAGCTCAAGGGTGGCGTGTTCGAGCCGGATTTCGAGATCGAGACGCTCCGGCACCTTCGCAAGGCGTTCCCAGATCATCCGTTGCGGATAGATCCCAACGGAGGCTGGTCGGTCGAGACGACTCGGCGCGTCATGCCGCAACTGGAGGGGCTGCTCGAATATCTCGAGGACCCCGCCCGGACGCTCGCCGAAATGGGGCAGATCGCGACATTCGCGCCGATGCCTCTAGCCACCAACATGGTCACGATCGCCTTCGGGCATATTCCGGAAACGGTTCGCCTGAATGCCGTTCAGGTCGTTCTGTCCGACCACCATTATTGGGGCGGCCTGCGCGCCACCCAGCATCTCGCCCATCTCGCCCGTGTCTTCGGCTTCGGGATCTCGATGCACTCGAATTCTCATATGGGCATCAGCCTGGCGGCGATGACCCATGTCGGAGCAACGATCCCGAACCTCGCCTATGCTTGCGACACACACTATCCGTGGCAGGTCGAGGAGGTGATTGAGGGCGGCAAGCTCCGGATCGAGAGCGGCTCGGTTGCGCCGCCAGATGGACCAGGGCTCGGCGTGCGGCTGGACCGCGCGGCGCTGAGGCGCCTGAACCAGCAATATCTCGCTTGCGGCATCCGGGTGCGCGACGACACCAAGGAAATGCGCAAATACCAGCCGGACTTCAATTCGGCGCGCCCGCGTTTCTGA